In Silene latifolia isolate original U9 population chromosome X, ASM4854445v1, whole genome shotgun sequence, the following proteins share a genomic window:
- the LOC141617162 gene encoding uncharacterized protein LOC141617162, with protein sequence MGCITNTWYSFKLNGGITGFFPSKSGIRQGDPLSPYLFVLSMKILSRHLRVLCSKKNVSYPPKCSKLNVNLLISADDLMIFVRGDVPSVVAVTDTLVDFALLSGLHANVDKTNIYLGGVSPEIVSEILQETGFSKGHFPFKYLGIPLSTSRISILMFDPLSASILLPAAIIKQINHLCSHFFWGIPDTGRKMDLPSWNKALLVKWLALLITPASGLWAKWQQAYVLKGTDIWCLQAKDSFSASMKGILEVRDSLVESAAYGFFRAAPTQGDWTKGISYSSIIPSHRITCSMAVQSQLATQDNIKKWGYQFANRCCFCEAYEEDHAHLFFSCPFTANAWSSILSWMRLPQITSSLPHLVVAYPFGNNNNNWKTH encoded by the exons ATGGGTTGTATCACTAATACTTGGTACTCCTTCAAACTCAATGGAGGTATAACTGGATTCTTTCCTAGCAAGAGTGGAATCAGACAAGGTGACCCCTTGTCTCCATATCTTTTTGTCCTCAGTATGAAGATACTCTCCAGACATCTCAGAGTTCTTTGTTCTAAAAAGAATGTCTCCTATCCTCCCAAATGCAGCAAGCTTAATGTTAATCTTTTAATTTCTGCTGATGATTTGATGATCTTTGTTAGAGGAGATGTCCCTTCAGTTGTTGCAGTTACAGATACTCTAGTTGATTTTGCCCTCCTTTCTGGGCTTCATGCTAATGTGGATAAAACCAACATTTATTTGGGGGGTGTCTCTCCTGAAATTGTTTCTGAAATCCTCCAAGAAACAGGCTTCTCAAAGGGTCACTTTCCTTTCAAATATTTGGGAATTCCCTTATCCACCTCTAGAATCTCTATTTTAATGTTTGACCCTTTG AGTGCTAGTATCCTTCTACCTGCTGCCATTATCAAGCAAATTAACCATCTCTGCAGTCATTTCTTCTGGGGTATACCTGATACTGGCAGGAAGATG GATCTCCCTTCCTGGAATAAAGCCCTCCTTGTTAAATGGCTTGCTCTTCTTATTACTCCTGCTTCTGGACTTTGGGCAAAGTGGCAGCAGGCTTATGTTCTGAAAGGGACTGACATTTGGTGCCTGCAAGCTAAGGATTCTTTCTCTGCTAGTATGAAAGGGATTCTGGAAGTTCGTGATTCTCTTGTTGAGTCAGCTG CTTATGGTTTCTTTAGGGCTGCTCCTACCCAAGGAGACTGGACTAAGGGTATTTCCTATTCGTCCATTATTCCCAGTCATCGTATTACTTGTTCTATGGCTGTTCAAAGTCAGCTTGCTACTCAGGATAACATTAAAAAGTGGGGTTACCAGTTTGCTAACAGGTGCTGCTTTTGTGAAGCATATGAGGAAGATCATGCACATTTGTTCTTCTCTTGTCCTTTCACTGCTAATGCCTGGAGCTCCATTCTGAGCTGGATGAGACTTCCTCAGATTACATCTTCTTTACCTCATCTTGTGGTTGCTTATCCTtttggcaacaacaacaataattggAAAACCCATTGA